A stretch of Candidatus Dependentiae bacterium DNA encodes these proteins:
- the pilM gene encoding pilus assembly protein PilM — translation MIKTIFIPERIDSYYIFSQRIVGIDIGRTAVYATIVRAHGSKRTVEQCLEEPISSNNTLPQEERISDALKALKSRLGAYNTLHVAFPSASVVFKELSIPFTGLKKIKMVVPFEVESLLPFALDQAVIDSIATYQDTAHNRTDLLVAGVKQEHIAQFLSIFEQADMRVDKLSVDMFELYGLYTSIPHYAHLKDIVALIDIGLTSIRLAIIVNGQLKYIRVLPTGLIVAAKKIAALVH, via the coding sequence ATGATAAAAACTATTTTTATTCCCGAACGTATCGACTCTTATTATATTTTTTCACAACGTATAGTCGGTATCGATATAGGTAGAACTGCGGTATATGCTACCATTGTACGAGCACATGGATCTAAACGCACCGTTGAGCAGTGCCTTGAAGAGCCTATTAGCTCTAATAACACTCTACCTCAAGAAGAACGTATTAGTGATGCATTAAAAGCATTAAAAAGTCGTTTAGGAGCTTATAATACTTTGCATGTTGCTTTTCCGAGTGCTTCAGTGGTATTTAAAGAGCTTTCAATACCTTTCACGGGGCTCAAGAAAATTAAAATGGTAGTACCTTTTGAAGTTGAATCGCTCCTGCCTTTTGCGCTTGATCAAGCAGTTATTGATAGCATTGCAACCTATCAAGATACGGCTCATAATCGCACAGATTTACTTGTTGCAGGCGTAAAACAAGAGCATATAGCCCAATTTTTATCTATTTTTGAACAAGCAGATATGCGTGTAGATAAACTTTCAGTTGATATGTTTGAACTGTATGGCCTCTATACTTCTATACCGCATTACGCACATCTTAAAGATATTGTAGCGCTCATTGATATCGGCCTTACAAGCATACGACTGGCTATTATAGTTAATGGACAACTTAAATATATTCGCGTTTTACCCACAGGCCTTATTGTAGCTGCAAAAAAAATAGCCGCTCTTGTGCACA
- a CDS encoding J domain-containing protein, with protein MKKFLLTLLLAVPGLYAMQQGQAFTQADVDRCLNELPYGQRKNLIGKINPNTLDQFSTQLPRPHYESFRACLTRQSRRPMLGTEGRGALTASDATTTSNVAPMGTNVSNTNPSGGTKPYINIPNVRPYNPTPEVPMQQPVQQDKPGLISAEDFIAVYKDASPNEVLGTTADSSPEQIRKAYRDLVIKFHPDNNEQAQAGEAFKIVEKAYTSLNPKQ; from the coding sequence ATGAAAAAGTTTTTACTAACATTACTTTTAGCTGTTCCAGGCTTATATGCTATGCAACAAGGACAAGCCTTTACTCAAGCAGATGTTGATAGATGTCTCAATGAGCTACCTTATGGTCAACGTAAAAATTTGATTGGCAAGATAAATCCAAATACTCTAGATCAGTTTAGCACACAATTACCAAGGCCTCATTACGAGAGCTTTAGAGCATGTTTAACAAGACAGTCACGACGACCAATGCTGGGCACTGAGGGGCGTGGAGCTCTAACTGCTTCTGATGCTACTACAACGTCTAATGTAGCACCTATGGGTACAAATGTTTCTAATACTAATCCTAGCGGTGGTACAAAGCCATACATTAATATTCCTAATGTAAGACCTTATAATCCAACACCAGAAGTTCCAATGCAACAACCAGTGCAACAAGATAAACCAGGTTTAATTTCTGCAGAAGATTTTATAGCAGTTTATAAAGATGCTAGTCCTAATGAAGTATTAGGAACAACTGCGGATAGTTCTCCTGAACAAATAAGAAAAGCATATAGAGATTTAGTGATAAAGTTTCATCCTGATAACAATGAACAAGCACAAGCAGGTGAAGCATTTAAAATTGTAGAGAAAGCTTATACGAGCTTAAATCCAAAGCAGTAA